In Tripterygium wilfordii isolate XIE 37 chromosome 23, ASM1340144v1, whole genome shotgun sequence, one genomic interval encodes:
- the LOC119992907 gene encoding transcription factor MYB106-like isoform X2: MGRSPCCDKVGLKKGPWTPEEDQKLLAYIEEHGHGSWRALPAKAGLQRCGKSCRLRWTNYLRPDIKRGKFSLHEEQTIIQLHALLGNRWSAIATHIPKRTDNEIKNYWNTHLKKRLAKMGIDPVTHKPKNDVLLSTDGQSKNAANLSHMAQWESARLEAEARLVRISKLKSSFNTPTTYNLSSGSTSAQPNRSLDILKAWSSGGYDLESPTSTLTCSENAPPIMTSSVGDNSLPTIEFVGTSELHHDMTLSIEAAWTSPESFRGNNEHVNIMDEGFNSLLLNDSGDRSLFDSGKDCDNSAAGSEYYEDNKNYWNSILNLVNSSQDHSPML, translated from the exons ATGGGTCGATCACCCTGTTGTGACAAGGTTGGCTTGAAGAAAGGACCATGGACTCCTGAGGAAGATCAGAAACTCTTGGCTTATATTGAAGAACATGGTCATGGAAGCTGGCGTGCCTTGCCTGCAAAAGctg gccttcaaagatgtggtaAGAGCTGCAGACTTAGATGGACTAATTATCTAAGACCTGACATTAAGAGAGGCAAATTCAGTTTGCACGAGGAACAGACCATCATTCAACTCCATGCCCTCTTGGGGAACAG GTGGTCGGCTATAGCCACTCATATACCAAAAAGAACAGACAATGAAATCAAGAACTATTGGAATACGCATCTTAAGAAAAGATTAGCCAAAATGGGTATTGATCCCGTCACTCACAAGCCCAAAAATGATGTTCTCCTGTCCACTGATGGCCAATCCAAGAATGCAGCTAACCTTAGCCACATGGCTCAGTGGGAAAGCGCCCGGCTTGAAGCCGAGGCTAGATTGGTTAGAATATCAAAGCTTAAATCATCCTTTAACACCCCAACAACATACAATCTCTCATCAGGTTCAACTTCAGCTCAGCCAAATAGGTCACTTGACATACTGAAAGCTTGGAGTTCTGGTGGATATGACTTGGAGTCTCCAACTTCAACTCTCACATGCTCTGAAAATGCACCACCTATCATGACTTCCTCAGTTGGGGACAATTCACTGCCCACAATAGAATTTGTGGGCACTTCAG AACTTCATCATGATATGACTCTATCTATTGAAGCAGCTTGGACTTCTCCAGAGTCTTTTAGAGGTAATAATGAGCATGTTAATATTATGGATGAAGGGTTTAATAGTCTTCTGCTTAATGATTCCGGTGACCGGAGTTTGTTCGATAGTGGTAAAGACTGTGACAATTCTGCTGCTGGTAGTGAGTATTATGAAGATAACAAGAATTACTGGAACAGCATCCTTAACTTGGTGAACTCTTCCCAAGATCATTCACCAATGTTGTGA
- the LOC119992907 gene encoding transcription factor MYB106-like isoform X1, with amino-acid sequence MGRSPCCDKVGLKKGPWTPEEDQKLLAYIEEHGHGSWRALPAKAGLQRCGKSCRLRWTNYLRPDIKRGKFSLHEEQTIIQLHALLGNRWSAIATHIPKRTDNEIKNYWNTHLKKRLAKMGIDPVTHKPKNDVLLSTDGQSKNAANLSHMAQWESARLEAEARLVRISKLKSSFNTPTTYNLSSGSTSAQPNRSLDILKAWSSGGYDLESPTSTLTCSENAPPIMTSSVGDNSLPTIEFVGTSGNSSPETEIIKEGHEQDWKIMENSVPFTSELHHDMTLSIEAAWTSPESFRGNNEHVNIMDEGFNSLLLNDSGDRSLFDSGKDCDNSAAGSEYYEDNKNYWNSILNLVNSSQDHSPML; translated from the exons ATGGGTCGATCACCCTGTTGTGACAAGGTTGGCTTGAAGAAAGGACCATGGACTCCTGAGGAAGATCAGAAACTCTTGGCTTATATTGAAGAACATGGTCATGGAAGCTGGCGTGCCTTGCCTGCAAAAGctg gccttcaaagatgtggtaAGAGCTGCAGACTTAGATGGACTAATTATCTAAGACCTGACATTAAGAGAGGCAAATTCAGTTTGCACGAGGAACAGACCATCATTCAACTCCATGCCCTCTTGGGGAACAG GTGGTCGGCTATAGCCACTCATATACCAAAAAGAACAGACAATGAAATCAAGAACTATTGGAATACGCATCTTAAGAAAAGATTAGCCAAAATGGGTATTGATCCCGTCACTCACAAGCCCAAAAATGATGTTCTCCTGTCCACTGATGGCCAATCCAAGAATGCAGCTAACCTTAGCCACATGGCTCAGTGGGAAAGCGCCCGGCTTGAAGCCGAGGCTAGATTGGTTAGAATATCAAAGCTTAAATCATCCTTTAACACCCCAACAACATACAATCTCTCATCAGGTTCAACTTCAGCTCAGCCAAATAGGTCACTTGACATACTGAAAGCTTGGAGTTCTGGTGGATATGACTTGGAGTCTCCAACTTCAACTCTCACATGCTCTGAAAATGCACCACCTATCATGACTTCCTCAGTTGGGGACAATTCACTGCCCACAATAGAATTTGTGGGCACTTCAGGTAATTCATCTCCAGAGACTGAAATTATTAAAGAAGGTCATGAACAGGATTGGAAAATTATGGAGAATTCTGTTCCTTTCACTTCAGAACTTCATCATGATATGACTCTATCTATTGAAGCAGCTTGGACTTCTCCAGAGTCTTTTAGAGGTAATAATGAGCATGTTAATATTATGGATGAAGGGTTTAATAGTCTTCTGCTTAATGATTCCGGTGACCGGAGTTTGTTCGATAGTGGTAAAGACTGTGACAATTCTGCTGCTGGTAGTGAGTATTATGAAGATAACAAGAATTACTGGAACAGCATCCTTAACTTGGTGAACTCTTCCCAAGATCATTCACCAATGTTGTGA
- the LOC119992543 gene encoding phosphate transporter PHO1 homolog 9-like, with the protein MKFGKEFAAQMVQEWQEAYMDYNYLKTILKEILHFRQRHSPSPTSATTSKGGLKRRVSLYRAFSGLTSRINGGSPRKNEDEVILVSEGSDSSHCQTMFLMSSDDGGENELVFFRRLDDEFNKVVGFYKKKVEEVMGEADELSKQMNALIALRIKVENPVFRGSKMMNLASNGVPGSVHPINAQRTGQSHMDTIQEVEMSSEGFSEEEERIGKSDHIHIQGFRPASLQVLDHVKINITPETPVSTVKTILNSSESGMSFSANELKKVESLMVRALVEFYQKLRSLKSYCFLNQLAFSKIMKKYDKITSRNASKAYLQMVDNSYLGSSDEITKLIERVEATFVKHFANGNHRKGMDILRPKAKRERHRTTYFLGFFSGCAIALMVAIFVLIHARDVLKSAGRTKYMDNIFPLYSLFGFIALHMVMYAGNVYFWKRFRVNYSFIFGFKQGTELGYREVLLLSSGLAVLTLGGVLSNLDMEMDPRTQSFKTVTELVPLGLLTLVLLITFCPFNIIYRSSRFFLLRCAFHCICAPFYRVTLPDFFLADQLTSQVQALRNLEFYICYYGWGDFMRRSNTCQGSDIYDAFNLVVAIIPYWLRFVQCFRRLLEEKDGCQALNGLKYMSTIIAVAARTSYELNKGMSWKTTALVTSGVATVFNTYWDIVIDWGLLQRNSRNPWLRDKLLVPNKSVYFVAMVLNVILRLAWMQTVLGFTEAPFLHRTALIAIVASLEIIRRGLWNFFRLENEHLTNVGKYRAFKSVPLPFNYDDHEDKGS; encoded by the exons ATGAAGTTTGGGAAGGAATTTGCAGCACAGATGGTGCAGGAATGGCAAGAAGCATACATGGACTACAACTATCTCAAAACAATATTGAAAGAAATATTACATTTCAGGCAGAGACATTCACCATCACCCACATCAGCAACAACATCAAAGGGAGGATTGAAGAGAAGGGTTTCACTCTACAGAGCATTTAGTGGTCTAACAAGCAGAATCAATGGAGGTTCTCCCAGGAAAAATGAAGATGAAGTGATTCTAGTAAGTGAAGGGAGTGATTCAAGCCATTGCCAGACAATGTTCTTAATGTCATCAGATGATGGAGGAGAGAATGAGCTTGTGTTCTttagaaggcttgatgatgagTTCAATAAGGTAGTTGGTTTTTATAAGAAGAAAGTGGAGGAAGTGATGGGAGAGGCTGATGAGTTGAGTAAACAAATGAATGCTTTGATTGCTCTTCGGATTAAGGTCGAAAATCCTGTCTTTCGAGGCTCTAAGATGATGAATCTTGCAAGCAATGGCGTTCCGGGTTCTGTTCATCCCATCAATGCTCAAAGAACAG GACAATCACATATGGATACAATTCAGGAAGTTGAGATGAGTAGTGAAGGTTtttcagaagaagaagagagaatagGCAAGAGTGATCATATTCATATTCAGGGGTTTAGACCAGCTTCACTGCAAGTACTTGATCATGTGAAGATCAATATAACCCCGGAAACGCCTGTATCGACTGTGAAAACCATCCTTAATAGCTCAGAATCAGGCATGTCGTTCAGCGCGAACGAGTTGAAGAAGGTGGAGTCACTAATGGTGCGAGCTCTTGTCGAATTCTATCAGAAGCTTCGGTCTTTGAAAAGCTACTG CTTCTTGAATCAATTGGCCTTCTCCaagatcatgaagaagtatgaCAAG ATCACTTCAAGGAATGCTTCGAAAGCGTACTTACAGATGGTTGACAATTCATATCTTGGCAGCTCCGATGAG ATTACTAAGCTCATTGAAAGGGTAGAGGCTACATTTGTTAAGCATTTCGCGAATGGAAATCATAGAAAAGGAATGGACATTTTACGACCAAAAGCCAAAAGGGAAAGGCATAGAACTACTTATTTCTTGG GATTCTTTTCTGGCTGTGCAATAGCGCTCATGGTGGCCATTTTTGTTCTTATACATGCCAGAGATGTCCTCAAGAGCGCAGGACGAACCAAGTACATGGACAATATATTCCCTCTTTACAG CTTGTTCGGCTTCATTGCCCTGCATATGGTGATGTATGCCGGAAATGTGTACTTTTGGAAGCGTTTTAGGGTAAATTATTCCTTCATTTTTGGATTCAAGCAAGGGACGGAGTTGGGTTATCGAGAAGTCCTGCTGCTAAGTTCAGGCCTAGCAGTACTTACATTGGGTGGTGTTCTGTCAAACTTGGACATGGAGATGGATCCAAGAACACAAAGTTTCAAGACAGTAACTGAGTTAGTCCCTCTTGGACTCCTCACT CTTGTTCTTCTGATAACATTCTGTCCCTTCAACATCATATATCGTTCAAGCCGATTCTTCCTTCTCCGGTGTGCATTTCATTGTATTTGTGCTCCTTTTTACAGG GTCACTCTCCCGGATTTTTTCCTAGCAGATCAGCTTACTAGCCAG GTACAAGCTTTGAGAAATCTGGAATTCTATATTTGCTACTATGGTTGGGGGGATTTCATGAGGAGATCAAACACATGTCAAGGAAGCGACATTTATGATGCTTTCAATCTTGTCGTAGCAATTATTCCGTACTGGCTTCGTTTCGTCCAG TGTTTTCGACGTTTACTCGAAGAGAAAGATGGATGTCAAGCACTAAATGGACTGAAATACATGTCAACAATCATAGCAGTTGCTGCAAGAACAAGTTATGAATTGAATAAAGGAATGAGTTGGAAAACCACAGCTCTAGTCACTTCTGGGGTTGCAACAGTTTTCAACACATATTGGGACATTGTCATAGACTGGGGTCTTCTGCAAAGAAACTCGAGGAATCCATGGCTGAGAGACAAGCTCCTTGTACCGAACAAAAGTGTTTACTTTGTAGCTATG GTGTTGAATGTTATACTGAGACTTGCCTGGATGCAGACAGTGTTAGGCTTCACAGAAGCACCTTTTCTACATAGAACAGCCTTGATTGCCATTGTTGCAAGCTTGGAGATCATTCGTCGCGGCCTTTGGAACTTTTTTAG GTTGGAGAATGAGCACTTGACTAATGTGGGGAAGTATAGGGCTTTCAAGTCTGTACCATTACCTTTCAACTACGATGATCATGAAGACAAGGGGTCATAG